In Saprospiraceae bacterium, a genomic segment contains:
- a CDS encoding insulinase family protein, producing the protein MQKLIYFILVLFLVPLSIDAQKSKSGKKAKQSEKVIDYNSLPPGVIKGATVEGITEYFLPNGLQFLTYPDPSKQTITVNITYKVGSRHEGYGETGMAHLLEHLVFKGTPKHPDIPNELTKHGARPNGTTWYDRTNYFETFDATDENLRWALDLEADRMVNSFIAKKHLDSEMSVVRNEFESGENDPSGILMERVLSTAYLWHNYGKSTIGARSDIENVPIDRLQAFYRKYYQPDNAVLMVAGKIDEKKTIWWIHEFFSKIPKPKRELIPTYTAEPTQDGERHVTLKRVGDIQVVSCMYHIAPGSHPDAAAADILADIMTMEPSGRLYKALVETKKASSQFGYCATLKEPGFVYFAAQVRKENNVQEVRDIMMATLDDIAKNPPTKEEVERAKNKQIKDIELFTRNTEFVGRTISEYIGMGDWRLAFIYRDNIRKVTPEDVQRVALSYFKPANRTTGLFIPEEKPERAEIPNAPDIAALVKNYKGDLAMAQGEEFEPSCANIESRTHRGVDPSGLKYAFLPKKTKGNLVNANISLRFGDEQSLKGKATISEFTARMLNRGTTHKSWQQIKDQFDKLKARVNFNGSGGVVSASIQTTRENLAPAMQLVMEIFKQPVFNEKEFEEMKNEELAGIEEQKSDPNALVQNAATRHLNPYPKGDVRYSRTIDEELEDVKAAKIEDIRMFYNDFYGGDHASMSVVGDFDENEIKNVVANGLKGWKSKYPYQRIIDKHIEVPAVNLNIETPDKANAMFMAGMNLNLRDDDPDYPALLLGNYILGGGFLNSRLATRIRQKEGLSYGVGSQIFADAQDKTGGFMAFAIYAPENRDKLEIAFKEEIERMLKEGFTQQEVDDARSGYLQSRKVARSQDNQLSGQMNSMLNINRTFKFSEDFEQKLSKLTPQQIHAAMNKYIDINKISFFKGGDFANKLHKP; encoded by the coding sequence ATGCAAAAACTCATTTATTTCATTTTGGTCTTATTTCTGGTCCCACTTAGCATAGATGCCCAGAAATCCAAATCAGGTAAAAAAGCAAAACAATCTGAAAAAGTTATCGATTACAATAGTCTTCCACCCGGCGTTATTAAAGGAGCGACCGTAGAGGGAATCACGGAATATTTTCTTCCCAACGGATTGCAATTTTTGACCTATCCCGATCCATCAAAACAAACCATTACGGTCAACATCACCTATAAAGTAGGTTCAAGGCATGAAGGTTATGGTGAAACTGGAATGGCACACTTGCTGGAACACCTGGTATTTAAGGGAACGCCCAAACATCCGGACATACCTAATGAGTTGACTAAACACGGTGCCAGGCCCAATGGTACCACCTGGTATGATCGCACTAACTATTTTGAAACCTTCGACGCTACAGATGAAAATCTTCGGTGGGCCTTAGATCTCGAAGCAGACAGGATGGTCAATTCTTTTATAGCTAAAAAACACCTGGATTCCGAAATGTCGGTGGTGCGAAATGAATTTGAATCCGGAGAAAATGATCCTTCAGGTATTTTGATGGAACGCGTTCTTTCAACAGCTTATCTGTGGCATAATTACGGGAAGTCGACGATAGGCGCTCGTTCAGATATCGAAAATGTTCCAATCGACCGATTGCAGGCATTCTACCGCAAATATTATCAACCTGATAATGCTGTTTTGATGGTTGCTGGTAAAATTGATGAGAAGAAAACCATTTGGTGGATTCATGAATTCTTTTCAAAAATTCCGAAACCCAAACGCGAACTCATACCGACTTATACTGCAGAACCAACTCAGGATGGTGAACGCCATGTTACTTTAAAACGCGTCGGCGATATTCAGGTGGTTTCCTGTATGTACCATATTGCACCAGGCTCACATCCTGATGCAGCAGCAGCTGATATTTTAGCAGACATCATGACTATGGAACCTTCCGGTAGATTATACAAAGCTTTGGTAGAAACGAAAAAAGCTTCCAGTCAATTTGGTTATTGCGCAACTTTGAAGGAACCCGGTTTTGTATATTTTGCTGCTCAGGTGAGAAAAGAAAATAATGTGCAAGAAGTTCGCGATATCATGATGGCAACCTTAGACGATATTGCAAAAAATCCTCCTACAAAAGAGGAAGTGGAGCGGGCTAAAAACAAACAGATCAAGGACATCGAATTGTTTACCAGAAATACAGAATTCGTAGGCCGCACCATCAGCGAATATATTGGCATGGGCGATTGGAGACTGGCTTTTATATACCGCGACAATATCCGCAAAGTTACACCCGAAGATGTTCAACGCGTAGCATTGAGTTACTTCAAACCGGCCAACAGAACCACAGGCTTATTCATCCCGGAAGAAAAACCAGAGCGCGCAGAGATACCTAATGCTCCAGATATAGCTGCCCTCGTAAAAAATTATAAAGGCGACCTAGCAATGGCTCAGGGAGAAGAATTTGAACCATCTTGTGCAAACATTGAAAGTCGCACCCATCGTGGAGTTGATCCCAGCGGATTGAAATATGCATTTCTTCCTAAAAAGACAAAAGGAAATCTGGTCAATGCGAATATCAGTTTGCGATTTGGCGATGAGCAATCTCTTAAAGGAAAAGCCACCATCAGCGAATTCACAGCTCGTATGTTAAATCGCGGTACGACCCATAAAAGTTGGCAACAAATCAAAGATCAATTCGACAAACTCAAGGCAAGAGTTAATTTCAATGGCAGCGGAGGAGTCGTTAGCGCAAGTATTCAAACAACCCGGGAAAATCTGGCTCCGGCCATGCAATTGGTTATGGAAATTTTCAAACAACCTGTATTTAATGAAAAGGAATTTGAAGAAATGAAAAACGAAGAGCTTGCAGGAATTGAAGAACAAAAATCAGATCCCAATGCTTTGGTTCAAAATGCAGCAACTCGTCATTTAAATCCATATCCGAAAGGCGATGTTCGCTATAGCAGAACGATAGATGAAGAATTGGAAGATGTGAAAGCTGCTAAAATTGAAGACATCAGGATGTTCTACAATGATTTCTATGGTGGTGACCATGCAAGTATGTCTGTAGTTGGAGATTTTGATGAAAACGAAATCAAAAATGTTGTTGCCAATGGATTGAAAGGATGGAAAAGCAAATATCCTTACCAACGCATTATAGACAAACACATTGAAGTTCCTGCGGTCAATCTGAATATTGAAACACCCGATAAAGCCAACGCAATGTTCATGGCAGGTATGAATTTGAATCTCCGCGATGATGATCCTGATTATCCAGCTCTTTTACTCGGTAATTACATTCTTGGAGGTGGTTTCCTGAACAGTAGGCTGGCAACCCGCATCCGCCAAAAAGAAGGATTAAGTTATGGAGTAGGTTCTCAGATCTTTGCAGATGCACAGGATAAGACAGGTGGATTTATGGCATTTGCCATCTATGCTCCCGAAAACAGAGATAAACTGGAAATAGCGTTTAAAGAAGAAATCGAACGCATGCTTAAAGAGGGCTTTACCCAACAAGAAGTTGATGATGCACGTTCCGGTTATTTGCAATCCAGAAAAGTGGCTCGTTCACAAGACAACCAATTATCCGGGCAAATGAATTCTATGTTAAACATCAACAGGACCTTTAAATTTTCTGAAGATTTTGAACAAAAATTATCAAAGCTGACTCCTCAACAGATTCACGCAGCGATGAATAAATACATCGACATCAACAAAATCAGCTTTTTCAAAGGTGGTGATTTTGCAAATAAGTTACACAAACCATAG
- a CDS encoding SDR family NAD(P)-dependent oxidoreductase codes for MKNAIIIGAGSGISLGVAKRFGSEGFHISLISRNEKKLQDLVATLQHSDIVADYYIADVSDKLALQNAIETSIQKNAYPDLVLYNASAIHIKDILLENWTMIQTCFDICTGGAFHTAQIILPEMLKHNSGRLFFTGGGTALKGESMFASLSIGKAGMRNLVQALVQKAKDSNVHVAQLTVCGKVDPADIKYKPETIAEEYWKLYQQEPGSYVHEVIY; via the coding sequence ATGAAAAATGCGATCATCATTGGAGCAGGTTCCGGCATAAGTTTAGGAGTTGCAAAGCGATTTGGTAGTGAAGGATTCCACATTTCCTTGATTTCCAGAAATGAGAAAAAATTACAAGATTTAGTAGCGACTTTACAACATTCGGATATCGTTGCTGATTATTACATTGCAGATGTGAGTGATAAATTGGCTTTACAAAATGCTATCGAAACATCGATTCAAAAAAATGCTTATCCAGATCTGGTATTATATAATGCTTCAGCTATTCATATAAAAGATATATTGCTTGAAAACTGGACTATGATTCAAACTTGTTTTGATATTTGTACAGGTGGAGCATTTCATACTGCACAAATTATACTACCTGAAATGTTGAAACACAATAGTGGCAGATTGTTTTTTACCGGCGGCGGTACAGCTCTCAAAGGGGAATCGATGTTTGCTTCACTCAGCATTGGAAAAGCTGGCATGCGCAATTTAGTGCAGGCACTTGTACAAAAAGCAAAGGATTCAAATGTGCATGTTGCTCAACTAACGGTTTGCGGTAAAGTAGATCCCGCAGATATAAAATACAAGCCGGAAACCATCGCAGAAGAATATTGGAAACTATACCAGCAGGAGCCTGGCAGTTATGTACATGAGGTGATTTATTGA